A single window of Streptomyces sp. NBC_00464 DNA harbors:
- a CDS encoding dTDP-4-dehydrorhamnose 3,5-epimerase family protein, whose amino-acid sequence MRQLSIPGAWVHEPEVIPDSRGSFHEWFRASDLGEAAGHPLGLAQANFSVSRRGTLRGIHFADVPPGQAKYVKCVRGAVLDVIVDVRAGSPTYKRWEGVRLDDTDHRAVYLAEGLGHAFMALTDDACVVYLCSEGYAPGREHGIDPLDAELGIAWPAEIAPLLSGKDAGAPSLAEAEQQGLLPSYGECEAYYARLRAAGPPAARRPLAPAGH is encoded by the coding sequence ATGCGCCAGCTCTCCATCCCCGGGGCCTGGGTGCACGAGCCCGAGGTCATCCCCGACAGCCGGGGCAGCTTCCACGAGTGGTTCAGGGCCTCGGATCTCGGGGAGGCCGCGGGGCATCCGCTGGGGCTCGCGCAGGCCAACTTCTCCGTCTCGCGCCGGGGCACGCTGCGCGGGATCCACTTCGCCGACGTACCGCCGGGCCAGGCGAAGTACGTGAAGTGCGTGCGGGGCGCCGTGCTCGACGTGATCGTGGACGTCCGGGCCGGCTCGCCCACGTACAAGCGGTGGGAGGGTGTCCGGCTCGACGACACCGATCACCGGGCGGTGTACCTCGCCGAGGGGCTCGGCCACGCCTTCATGGCGCTGACGGACGACGCGTGCGTCGTGTATCTCTGCTCCGAGGGTTACGCCCCCGGGCGCGAGCACGGCATCGACCCGCTGGATGCGGAGCTGGGTATCGCCTGGCCGGCGGAGATCGCGCCGCTGCTGTCCGGGAAGGACGCCGGGGCGCCTTCGCTGGCCGAGGCGGAGCAGCAGGGGCTGCTTCCCTCGTACGGGGAGTGCGAGGCGTACTACGCGCGGCTGCGGGCGGCCGGTCCGCCCGCAGCCCGTCGGCCGCTCGCCCCGGCCGGACACTGA